A window from Coffea eugenioides isolate CCC68of unplaced genomic scaffold, Ceug_1.0 ScVebR1_1536;HRSCAF=2401, whole genome shotgun sequence encodes these proteins:
- the LOC113755497 gene encoding cytochrome P450 72A14-like, producing the protein MEDLKILSLKITALLLVSYFFLKVFYSIWWKPKWLERRLKQQGIRGNPYKLLIGDMKDFMKQITEAWSKPMSLSHQIAPRVDPFTLNTAQKYGKVSLCWAGTTPRLNIMDPDIIKEVLANKQGHFGITPLALNPLILILTEGLTLLEGETWATHRRIMTPAFNLEKLKGMVSIFAESCVLVVEKWKKSIALGGTCEIDVWPEFQDLTGDIISRTAFGSNFNEGNQILKLQRELQGLVVEAMQSLYIPGLRFIPTKKNRRRKSLDKNITSMLKSLIERKETLMRTGQTNTDDLLGLLLQSNDENSLQSSPQNKNGNKMTIKEIIEECKQFYIAGQETTSSLLTWTMIILAMHPEWQEQAREEVLALCGKQHPDAKTISQLKTVTMILQEVLRLYPPAIALYKHTYQETKIGNLSLPAGVDLTLPLLLIHHDPELWGSDAEEFKPERFSEGLSKASKNQLAFFPFGWGPKTCIGQNFALMEAKIALSIILQNFSFELSPSYTHAPNTVMTLQPQHGAPIILKEI; encoded by the exons ATGGAAGATCTGAAAATCCTGTCCCTAAAAATCACTGCTCTACTTCTGGTAAGCTACTTCTTTCTGAAAGTTTTTTACTCCATCTGGTGGAAGCCAAAATGGCTTGAAAGGCGCTTAAAACAGCAAGGAATCAGAGGCAACCCCTACAAACTTCTGATTGGAGACATGAAAGACTTCATGAAGCAAATCACTGAAGCATGGTCTAAACCAATGAGCCTTTCTCATCAGATTGCACCGCGTGTCGATCCCTTCACTCTCAACACAGCTCAAAAATATG GAAAAGTATCACTATGTTGGGCAGGGACAACTCCAAGGTTGAACATTATGGATCCTGATATAATAAAAGAAGTGCTAGCTAACAAGCAAGGTCACTTTGGTATAACACCACTGGCGTTGAACCCTCTGATACTCATTCTGACAGAAGGATTGACGCTTCTAGAGGGTGAAACATGGGCTACTCACAGGAGGATAATGACTCCTGCATTCAACTTGGAGAAACTAAAG GGAATGGTATCAATATTTGCAGAGAGTTGTGTCTTGGTGGTAGAAAAGTGGAAGAAATCAATTGCTCTTGGTGGAACCTGTGAAATAGATGTCTGGCCTGAATTTCAGGACTTGACTGGAGATATTATTTCTCGGACAGCATTTGGAAGCAACTTCAACGAAGGAAATCAAATCCTGAAGCTTCAGAGAGAGCTGCAAGGTTTGGTTGTTGAAGCCATGCAAAGCTTGTACATTCCTGGTCTCAG ATTCATTCCAACAAAAAAGAACCGGAGAAGAAAAAGTTTGGACAAAAACATTACTTCAATGCTCAAGTCTTTGATTGAGAGAAAGGAAACCCTGATGAGAACTGGACAAACAAATACAGATGATCTACTTGGCCTACTCTTGCAGTCGAATGATGAAAACAGCCTACAATCTAGTCCACAGAACAAAAATGGTAACAAGATGACCATCAAAGAAATaatagaggaatgcaagcagtTCTACATAGCTGGTCAAGAGACAACCTCAAGCTTGTTAACATGGACGATGATCATCCTGGCAATGCATCCAGAGTGGCAAGAGCAAGCAAGGGAAGAAGTTCTAGCATTGTGTGGGAAACAGCATCCTGATGCTAAAACTATAAGCCAACTTAAAACT GTAACCATGATTCTTCAAGAAGTCCTCAGATTATATCCACCGGCTATCGCTCTGTATAAACATACATACCAGGAAACAAAGATAGGAAATCTCTCTCTTCCAGCAGGGGTAGATCTTACACTGCCCTTATTACTCATCCATCATGATCCTGAGCTATGGGGCAGTGATGCAGAGGAATTTAAACCTGAAAGGTTCTCAGAAGGATTGTCTAAGGCTTCGAAAAATCAACTAGCATTCTTCCCTTTTGGGTGGGGTCCCAAAACCTGCATTGGCCAAAATTTTGCACTGATGGAAGCAAAGATTGCATTATCCATCATActacaaaatttctcattcgaGCTCTCACCATCCTACACGCATGCCCCCAATACTGTTATGACTCTTCAACCACAACATGGAGCTCCCATCATATTAAAGGAAATTTAG